From the Helicobacter pylori genome, one window contains:
- the rsmA gene encoding 16S rRNA (adenine(1518)-N(6)/adenine(1519)-N(6))-dimethyltransferase RsmA has protein sequence MVVAKKSLGQHFLTDESFLDRIVGALPPLNPLKLIEIGVGLGDLTLKLLDRYPLKTYEIDSHLCEKMRARLKAEKKPFQLELVEKDALFLKEEEPYFLISNLPYYIATRLVLNALKDPKCRGLLVMTQKEVALKFCAKDSQNALSVLAHTIGNATLLFDVPPSAFSPPPKVFSSVFEVIKEPLKEKALASLAPAPFFEEALQKGFETLEDFLKACFSSPRKTLSNNLKKSVSYKEKLDKVLDFLALENQPTSVRASEVKDYLKLLKSVLKG, from the coding sequence ATGGTAGTAGCTAAAAAGTCTTTAGGACAGCATTTTTTAACGGACGAGTCGTTTTTAGACAGAATTGTTGGTGCTTTGCCCCCTTTAAACCCGTTAAAATTGATTGAAATCGGCGTGGGGCTAGGGGATTTGACTCTCAAGTTGTTGGATCGCTATCCTTTAAAGACTTATGAGATAGATAGCCATTTGTGCGAGAAAATGCGAGCGAGGTTAAAGGCAGAAAAAAAGCCTTTTCAGTTAGAATTGGTAGAAAAAGACGCTCTTTTTTTAAAAGAAGAAGAGCCTTATTTTTTGATTTCTAATTTGCCTTATTATATCGCTACTAGGCTTGTTTTAAATGCGCTCAAAGACCCTAAATGCAGGGGCTTATTGGTGATGACGCAAAAGGAAGTGGCGCTCAAATTTTGTGCTAAAGATTCACAGAATGCGTTGAGCGTTTTAGCTCACACAATAGGGAATGCTACCCTTTTGTTTGATGTGCCGCCTAGCGCGTTTAGTCCGCCTCCAAAGGTGTTTTCTAGCGTGTTTGAAGTGATCAAAGAGCCGCTGAAAGAAAAGGCGTTGGCTTCATTAGCCCCAGCGCCATTTTTTGAAGAAGCCCTACAAAAAGGGTTTGAAACATTAGAAGATTTTTTGAAAGCTTGTTTCTCATCTCCTAGGAAGACGCTTTCAAACAATCTTAAAAAAAGCGTTTCTTATAAAGAAAAGCTTGATAAGGTGTTAGATTTTCTAGCGTTAGAAAACCAACCAACAAGCGTGAGGGCGTCTGAGGTAAAAGATTATCTCAAGCTCTTAAAATCCGTTTTAAAAGGCTAA
- a CDS encoding ribonuclease J: protein MTDNNQNNENHEDSSENSKDHHGVRAGAFERFTNRKKRFRENAQKNAESSNHEAPSYHKKEHRPNKKPNNHHKPKHAPQKTRNYAKEELDNNKVEGVTEILHVNERGTLGFHKELKKGVEANNKIQVEHLNPHYKMNLNSKASVKITPLGGLGEIGGNMMVIETPKSAIVIDAGMSFPKEGLFGVDILIPDFSYLHQIKDKIAGIIITHAHEDHIGATPYLFKELQFPLYGTPLSLGLIGSKFDEHGLKKYRSYFKIVEKRCPISVGEFIIEWIHITHSIIDSSALAIQTKAGTIIHTGDFKIDHTPVDNLPTDLYRLAHYGEKGVMLLLSDSTNSHKSGTTPSESTIAPAFDTLFKEAQGRVIMSTFSSNIHRVYQAIQYGIKYNRKIAVIGRSMEKNLDIARELGYIHLPYQSFIEANEVAKYPDNEVLIVTTGSQGETMSALYRMATDEHRHISIKPNDLVIISAKAIPGNEASVSAVLNFLIKKEAKVAYQEFDNIHVSGHAAQEEQKLMLRLIKPKFFLPVHGEYNHVARHKQTAIACGVPEKNIYLMEDGDQVEVGPAFIKKVGTIKSGKSYVDNQSNLSIDTSIVQQREEVASAGVFAATIFVNKNKQALLESSQFSSLGLVGFKDEKHLIKEIQGGLEVLLKSSNAEILNNPKKLEDHTRNFIRKALFKKFRKYPAIICHAHSF from the coding sequence ATGACTGATAACAACCAAAATAATGAAAACCATGAAGACAGCAGTGAAAACTCAAAAGATCACCATGGGGTGCGAGCCGGGGCGTTTGAGCGATTCACCAACCGCAAAAAGCGTTTCAGAGAAAACGCGCAAAAAAACGCAGAGTCTTCAAACCATGAAGCGCCTTCGTACCATAAAAAAGAGCATCGCCCCAACAAAAAGCCAAACAACCACCACAAACCTAAACATGCCCCCCAAAAAACACGAAATTACGCCAAAGAAGAATTGGATAACAACAAAGTAGAGGGCGTTACGGAAATTTTGCATGTGAATGAGAGAGGGACTTTAGGTTTTCATAAGGAACTCAAAAAGGGCGTTGAAGCGAATAACAAGATCCAAGTGGAGCATTTAAACCCGCATTATAAGATGAATCTCAACTCTAAAGCGAGCGTTAAGATCACGCCTTTAGGGGGCTTGGGCGAGATTGGGGGGAACATGATGGTCATTGAAACCCCAAAAAGCGCGATCGTGATTGATGCGGGCATGAGCTTCCCTAAAGAGGGGCTTTTTGGCGTGGATATTTTAATCCCGGATTTTTCCTATTTGCACCAAATCAAGGACAAAATCGCCGGCATTATCATCACCCATGCCCATGAAGATCACATAGGGGCCACGCCTTATTTGTTTAAAGAGTTGCAATTCCCCCTTTATGGCACACCTTTGAGTTTGGGGCTGATTGGGAGCAAGTTTGACGAACATGGTTTGAAAAAATACCGCTCGTATTTTAAAATCGTAGAAAAGCGTTGCCCCATTAGCGTGGGCGAATTTATCATTGAATGGATCCATATCACGCATTCTATCATTGACAGCAGCGCTTTAGCGATCCAAACTAAAGCTGGAACGATCATCCACACCGGCGATTTTAAGATCGATCACACTCCAGTGGATAATTTGCCCACGGATTTGTATCGTTTAGCGCACTATGGCGAAAAGGGGGTGATGCTTCTTTTAAGCGATTCCACGAACTCCCATAAATCCGGGACCACGCCGAGTGAAAGCACCATAGCGCCGGCTTTTGATACCCTTTTTAAAGAAGCGCAAGGGAGGGTGATTATGAGCACTTTCTCTAGCAATATCCACCGGGTCTATCAAGCCATACAATACGGTATCAAATACAACCGCAAGATCGCTGTGATCGGGCGCTCTATGGAAAAAAACCTAGACATCGCTAGAGAATTGGGCTATATCCATTTGCCTTATCAATCTTTTATTGAAGCCAATGAAGTCGCTAAATACCCAGACAATGAAGTCTTAATCGTAACGACCGGCTCACAAGGCGAAACCATGAGCGCGCTTTATCGCATGGCGACTGATGAACACCGCCACATTTCTATCAAACCCAACGATTTAGTCATCATTTCCGCCAAAGCCATTCCTGGCAATGAAGCGAGTGTTTCAGCGGTGTTGAATTTCTTGATCAAAAAAGAAGCCAAAGTGGCTTATCAAGAATTTGACAATATCCATGTGAGCGGGCATGCCGCCCAAGAAGAGCAAAAGCTCATGCTAAGACTCATTAAGCCCAAGTTTTTCTTACCCGTGCATGGGGAATATAACCATGTCGCGCGCCACAAACAAACCGCTATTGCTTGCGGGGTGCCTGAAAAAAATATCTATTTAATGGAAGATGGTGATCAGGTGGAAGTTGGCCCTGCGTTCATCAAAAAAGTCGGCACGATTAAAAGCGGTAAAAGCTATGTGGATAACCAAAGCAATTTGAGTATTGACACAAGCATCGTGCAACAAAGAGAAGAAGTCGCTAGTGCTGGGGTGTTTGCGGCTACGATTTTTGTGAATAAAAACAAACAAGCGCTTTTAGAAAGCTCTCAATTTTCTAGTTTAGGGCTTGTGGGCTTTAAAGATGAAAAGCATTTGATTAAAGAAATTCAAGGGGGCTTAGAGGTGTTATTGAAATCCAGCAACGCCGAAATTTTGAATAACCCTAAAAAATTAGAAGATCACACTCGTAATTTCATCAGAAAAGCGCTCTTTAAAAAGTTTAGAAAATACCCGGCTATCATTTGTCATGCCCATTCTTTTTGA
- a CDS encoding KpsF/GutQ family sugar-phosphate isomerase: MPILFDCNATAIQVLRDEASALLESVKQFQEPNDLEAIVKLILKSQEKGGKLVIVGVGKSALVAQKIVASMLSTGNRSAFLHPTEAMHGDLGMVEKNDVILMISYGGESLELLNLVSHLKRLSHKIITFTKSPNSSISKLGDYYLSLKIKKEACPINTAPTTSTTLTLALGDVLMACLMRAKNFSQEDFASFHPGGLLGKKLFVKVKDLLQTTNLPLIAPSTSFKDALIEMSEKRLGSAILVNDNNELVGILSDGDVRRALLKGLSLESEVKHFATLKPKSFKNLDALLLEALEFLERHKIQLLVCVDNCNKVLGVLHLHQLLELGLKA, from the coding sequence ATGCCCATTCTTTTTGATTGTAACGCTACCGCTATACAAGTCTTAAGAGATGAAGCGAGCGCGCTTTTAGAAAGCGTTAAGCAATTCCAAGAACCTAACGATTTAGAAGCCATTGTCAAGCTCATTTTAAAGAGCCAAGAAAAGGGGGGCAAGCTTGTGATTGTGGGCGTGGGTAAGAGCGCTTTAGTGGCGCAAAAAATCGTTGCTTCCATGCTAAGCACCGGTAACAGGAGCGCGTTTTTACACCCCACAGAAGCCATGCATGGGGATTTGGGCATGGTAGAAAAAAACGATGTGATTTTAATGATTAGCTATGGGGGCGAGTCTTTAGAATTATTGAATCTGGTGAGCCATTTAAAACGCTTAAGCCATAAAATCATCACTTTCACTAAAAGCCCTAATAGTTCGATCTCTAAACTTGGCGATTATTATTTAAGCTTGAAAATCAAAAAAGAAGCTTGCCCGATCAACACCGCTCCAACGACTTCCACCACCCTAACCTTAGCGTTAGGCGATGTTTTAATGGCATGCTTGATGCGAGCGAAAAATTTTAGCCAAGAAGATTTTGCCTCCTTTCATCCGGGCGGGCTTTTAGGCAAAAAACTTTTTGTCAAGGTTAAAGACTTATTGCAAACCACGAACCTCCCCCTAATCGCTCCTAGCACAAGTTTTAAAGATGCGCTCATAGAAATGAGTGAAAAACGCCTAGGCAGCGCGATTTTAGTCAATGATAACAACGAACTTGTGGGGATTTTGAGTGATGGCGATGTCCGTAGGGCGCTATTAAAAGGGCTTAGTTTGGAGAGTGAGGTGAAGCATTTTGCCACTTTAAAACCTAAAAGCTTTAAGAATTTGGACGCCCTTCTTTTAGAAGCGTTAGAATTTTTAGAGCGCCATAAGATCCAGCTTTTAGTGTGCGTGGATAATTGCAATAAGGTTTTAGGGGTCTTGCACTTGCACCAACTTTTAGAATTAGGGCTTAAAGCATGA
- the rlmN gene encoding 23S rRNA (adenine(2503)-C(2))-methyltransferase RlmN: MKASIYDFTLDELSQLLKPSFRAKQLYLWLYAKYKTSFKDMQNNFSKDFIAYLEQEFTLRTIEIAHVRESVDGSKKYLFKSLRDNHTFEAVLLKMKDKKIDEETNAVLEGEKYTVCVSCQIGCQVGCAFCFTQKGGFVRDLKASEIIQQALLIKEDNNLPIEKALNIVFMGMGEPLNNLDEVCKAIEIFNTGMQISPKRITISTSGVADKIPILAGKNLGVQLAISLHAVDDKTRSSLMPLNKKYNIECVLNEVRKWPLEQRKRVMFEYLLIKDLNDSLDCAKKLLKLLNGIKSKVNLILFNPHEGSKFERPSLESARMFADFLNAKGLLCTIRESKALDIEAACGQLREKKLQQKI, translated from the coding sequence ATGAAAGCTAGTATTTATGATTTCACTTTAGATGAATTGAGCCAACTTTTAAAACCAAGTTTTAGGGCTAAACAGCTTTATTTGTGGCTCTATGCGAAGTATAAAACAAGCTTTAAAGACATGCAAAATAATTTTTCAAAAGACTTTATCGCTTATTTGGAGCAAGAATTTACTTTGCGCACGATAGAAATCGCGCATGTGAGGGAGAGCGTTGATGGCTCTAAAAAATACCTTTTTAAATCTTTAAGGGACAACCACACTTTTGAAGCGGTGTTGTTGAAAATGAAAGACAAAAAGATTGATGAAGAAACGAACGCCGTTTTAGAGGGGGAAAAATACACCGTGTGCGTGTCTTGTCAAATCGGCTGTCAAGTGGGTTGCGCGTTTTGTTTCACTCAAAAAGGCGGTTTTGTAAGGGATCTCAAAGCGAGCGAGATTATCCAGCAAGCCCTGCTCATTAAAGAGGACAATAACCTCCCCATTGAAAAAGCGCTCAACATTGTTTTTATGGGAATGGGCGAGCCTTTGAACAATTTAGATGAGGTGTGTAAGGCGATTGAAATTTTTAATACCGGCATGCAAATTTCACCCAAAAGGATCACCATTTCCACGAGCGGCGTAGCCGATAAAATCCCCATTTTAGCGGGCAAAAATTTAGGCGTGCAATTAGCTATATCCTTACACGCCGTAGATGATAAAACGCGCTCGTCTTTAATGCCCTTGAATAAAAAATACAACATTGAATGCGTTTTGAATGAAGTGAGGAAATGGCCTTTAGAGCAACGAAAAAGAGTGATGTTTGAATACCTTTTAATTAAAGATCTAAACGATAGCCTGGATTGCGCTAAAAAACTTTTAAAACTTTTAAACGGCATTAAATCCAAAGTGAATTTGATCTTATTCAACCCGCATGAAGGCTCTAAGTTTGAACGCCCTAGCTTAGAGAGCGCCAGAATGTTTGCGGATTTTTTAAACGCCAAAGGCTTATTATGCACCATTAGAGAGTCTAAAGCTTTGGATATTGAAGCGGCTTGCGGGCAATTGAGGGAGAAAAAGCTCCAGCAGAAAATTTAA